The region TAAGCTACATACATTTTTTATGGAGATCGTTAAAGATTTCAATGATGCCCCTTAGATTTTTCAAACAAGTACTTCGAAGACactcttttaaaaaattgatattttttacGTTAATTTAGTTAATTGTACTAAAACTATTCTTAATAGAGTATTGTTAATTTTTATGCATCATTAATGCTTAGGAGGGTGAAAAGAGAGtgaatgttaaaaaataaaggTATTCTTGTCAAAATTTAATGGGATAaatatatgtttttagtcccaGTAAAATAAGGATGAATTAGATCCAGTCCCTCCAAAAAAATCCATAACTTTTAATCCCCAACATTATTGAAATATATGAAGTTAGTCATTGTCGTACATTTTGTGGCAATTCTTATGTCTTATCAACGATTTTTAACCACCaccatttatttattaattttttgttttagtGGCGGTTTGAACGACCACAAAATGAACCGAATGACTAATTTCACCCATTTCATAAATGTTGCGAATGAAAAGCTATGAAATTTGTTAGAGGGATCAAATTCAATTCACCCGAGTAATAATATGTACACACTTCGTTTTTTAAACACtcaatttccacctctttttatttctatctctctcatcttatcatctatcacatcttatattttctctctcttactttttattttcttcctatctctctcaccattccacctctccacctcaaaagagaggtgtggatgaaacattatccTAAAAAGGATCAAGGTGTCCTCATTTTAGTTCTTATAATAAGGAAGTTAGAAAATATTAAAGAACTTTTTTCCTTTTGGGACTGTCCCATTTTTCCTTAAGATAGTTCCATCTTTGCAGGTATGGCAAGCTTGACATTATGTACAACAACGCCGGCATAACCGGTGACTTAAACTTATCAATACTTGCTTCTAGTGACGAGTGCTTCAAAAGAGTCTTTGATGTTAACGTCTATGGAGCTTTCTTGGGTGCAAAGCATGCAGCAAGGGTCATGATCCCAGCAAAGAGAGGGGTCATTCTTTTTACTTCAAGTATTGCTTCGATACTTGGTGGCGAGGCGCCGCACGGTTACACTGCGTCAAAGCACGCGGTGCTAGGGCTTATGAAGAGCTTGTGCGTGGAAATGGGGGAGCACGGGATTAGAGTCAATTGCATCGCTCCCGGAGTCGTTCTCACTCCGTTGCTGACCACTGAGTCAAAGAAGAGCAAGGAAGAAATTAGGCGAGGTGTGTGCTCAGCGATGGTGTTGAAAGAGTCGGTTCTTGAGGAGGAGGACGTCGCGGAAGCGGCACTTTATTTGAGTAGTGACGAGTCCAAGTATGTGAGTGGAGTGAACTTAGTTTTGGACGGGGGTTATAGCACCACCAATGGGTCATTCACTTCAGCACTTAAAGCTTTCAGTAACGGCACCACCAACTAATGGCCATCAAGCAGCACTTGGTGGCCatttatttatatatgaaaataaaacctCGATGATGACCTTTAATTTGTTTGGAGCAGCATTTGCTGGCCAGTTATAATTTATATGTATAATTTGCGAGTTTCCTATAATGTAAGTGTGTGCTTGTACTAGTTAAGTGGTGTATTgcagcttatcaaaaaaaaaaaaaattaaaatggtgTATTGCATTACAATTAATCCCGATTTTTAGATACCCTGGGACTAAAATAGAGTGATTGAGAATTATGAAAGAAGAGAGAACTCTCAAGAGAGAGGGTTAAACAAGGAGGTTTCATTGCTACTGAAAGATCATTGCTAACAAACGAGGTTTTGCAACAACTTAGGTTGTCAGTAAACAATTGAACATGACTCTAGTCTTCGAGAACTTGATTGGTCTCAATAAACAATTCAAGTTTGTAAACACCCAAACAATACACTACAATAAATTATTGTTACGGACAAAAAAGCTATCATTAACGACAAAAAGTCATCTACATTGACATATTTCCAACAGGATTACCGATGGCCATGTCATGGTCGATACCGACGACCTTTTAAAAATACATTGGCAACTTATAGAAGAACTAGGCCGCCGGTTATTACCGGTGATTGGAAAGCTGTGATCGTCGGTACATTTTTAACCGTCTAGAATAATGGTAAGTAACTTACAGACTAGGTCTACGATACAAGGTATTATCAACTGTCTAAACCATCAGTAACAGCGAGAAGTTATCAACGATCAAGAACAACACCGCTATTTGGAACGAAACGAATATCGTAGGAAGCTTATGGAACCAATAAAAATTCAGCCTTCAAGTAAAGTGGGACCATATAACTATACATGGGTGGTTAGGAGTAAATAAATTGTTGCCTCATATAACTTCGTACCTTTCGTTTCGAGCCAAGAAACATTTCTGAAATTAGACCATCATTATCCAAAAAACTCATTAGagtttctaatttaaattttggtaaCTTTAATCAACTCTACtcactttttactccaacccagcAACTCTAATAAGTTTTTTAAATGGACCCCACAATATACCTCacccttttatatttttattatttgtatttcattttaattaatttttatttttattatttgttttttatttattttttaatcattaaatttaGAAGAGAAACTTTGAGCAAAGTTTCTCTACTTTGGAGCAAAGTTGCTTGCCACATGGAGAAACTTCATTTTCTGCAACAGTTAAGAAACTTTATTTTTGATGATATGTCACAAAGAAACTTTGTAACTCACAGTTTCTTTGTTGCAGATGCTATAAACGTGCTCTGCTAGGGCTGTAACCGTTTCTTCCACGGAAACCGCACGACTACGGAACTCTCCTGCTCCGTCACGGCGCTTCATTGGTCGTCGTTTTCCGTCCGgttgttgctgattcttctggTCGATTCTGATCATTTTTCCGTCCGTCTGGGTGGTGCTTGGTGATGCTCTGTTCGCCCCTGTTTTTGGTTGCAGCAGTTTGCTTTCGTTTTCGCCGGTTTCGCTGAGTTTGCTGACGGAGGCTTGTGGTTGCTACCAACGCCAACTGCAAACCTTTCACCGCTGGTTGGTTGGCGTTCGATTCTACATTCTGTTGTGGTGGTTCTCTAACTTGCTCTGTTTCTGTGGGTTTCCCAGTGCCGCCATAGTCGCTCATCTCTTCGGCGATTATGTATGGCTGTTTCTGTGTCGTGTTTTCTTTTGTGGTTGAGGGATGAGGTTGCGTGCTTTGCTTGGTCACGCGAGAGGGAGGCGTTCTTAGTCTCGCCGTCAAATTGCGTCACCTATCACGTCGCCTGCCGCTTCACTTTGCCAGCGTTGTTTGGGTCGCATTCCAGTGTGCCCTCTATGGTGGATGGTGGTCTTGATGGGGCATTGGTTGGTGATGGCATGGTGGTTGATGGTGATTCAGATGTAAAGCGCAATGAATTGCAATGTCTTGATAGGGCTGACATTGAAGTGGGTGAAGGTTTTGATAGCATTGATGGGGAGCATTCTGATCGTGGCAGAGCCAAACAACATCATCATGATGTTGATCATCGGCGTTTATCCACGTTGTTCCTCGACGGAATTTCGGCGACGGTGATATATAATGAGCTAAGAGATGTCTTTTCATCTTATGGTAGACTGATTTATGTTTATGTTCAACAGTGGCCAAAGCACGGGAGGAATTCACGGTTCGGTTTTGTGCGGTTCTCACATTTGTCGTCTACTTTGGTGGCGATCTCGGCGGAGCATGGGAGGTTCATGGGTGGTGCTAGTATCTATGTGTCTATGGCTCGTTTTCCTTTTAGGGCAGCACAATCGATCCTTTACTCCTATTGTGTTGGAGGCGGAGCCTACTGTGATGGAACTGGAGAACGTGTCAGCATCGGTTGCGACAGATTTTGGGAGTGTTGATGTGAATATGGTGGAGTCTGTTGGGATGAAAAGGTGAGTCATGTGGTCTTGGTGTCCCTTCTTTGTTGGTTCCTGATGGAGATGCAGTTGTGTGTACAAAGTTTAGGCCTTGGGTTCGACAGGAGCGGATTCCAGATGATATTCTTTTCCCAGAAACCTGTGTTAGTGCATGTGCTTCTAAAATCCCTAATAATGAGTTGTTAGTTTTGTCTGACATCGGGGGTGATTCATCGATGAATGAGGATGAGGATTCTTCATTTTTGGAATTGTTCGAGAAGTCTCCGGTTGATTTGCGTTTGGTCCGAGGAGTAGGAGATTCGTATAAGTTTATCATTGATGGTGAGGTAAAGTTTTATGTCGGGCCTGATTCTTCTATCGTGTTGGATATTATGAGGACTGATGCTTTACGGCGCGGGGACTATGCTTCTTTTGACAGGTGTGATATTTTGTCTTTTCCATGTAGTTCTTCGTGGTGGTTGTTCTGGTGCGCTTTTGTGTCCGACTGATACAGGCTTGAGCGGTGGACTAGCTGATGGTTCAGACCTCGAGTTGGTTCATGATCATGGCAGGGCTGAGGCGGCGTTCTTGGAGGCTCCAGGGGTTTCACTTGATCAGCGTCATGTGTTGGAAAGCCATTAAGAGGGGAAG is a window of Lotus japonicus ecotype B-129 chromosome 5, LjGifu_v1.2 DNA encoding:
- the LOC130718121 gene encoding short chain aldehyde dehydrogenase 1-like, which encodes MASKRLDGKVAIITGGASGIGAATAKLFVQHGAKVIIADIQDDLGMSLCKTLEPNFNNIIYAHCDVTNDSDVKNAVDMAVSKYGKLDIMYNNAGITGDLNLSILASSDECFKRVFDVNVYGAFLGAKHAARVMIPAKRGVILFTSSIASILGGEAPHGYTASKHAVLGLMKSLCVEMGEHGIRVNCIAPGVVLTPLLTTESKKSKEEIRRGVCSAMVLKESVLEEEDVAEAALYLSSDESKYVSGVNLVLDGGYSTTNGSFTSALKAFSNGTTN